TCCAACCAGATTTTGCATCGGTGTATTGAGCAACATGACAACATTCTGCATCGGCGAATTCAATAAGCCCATCAATTGCGCCAACAAATCTTTCTTCGTCGGCATCTTGGCTATATCACCTAATTTTGATGCTTCAAAAAGTTGTTTTTCAATAACACAAATCTTCAGTTTGAGCTTATCATTTTCCTTGTCTTTAAGGAATTCAGACAAAGTTTTAGCCGGCGCGATCGGATCTTCATAACCAAACGCAATGCCGGTCGGACCTTCCAAAAATTTATCCAAACCGCCATCGTATCCGGCGCGATTCAGCGCAATTTTGGCCAGTGTGTTTTTGACAACTTTAAATTCCGATTTGTTTTCACGGAACTTGTTGCGAAGGTCTTCCATCTTCTTAACATCGATTCCGCTAAAATCGGTTAGATAGATTCCCGATGCT
The nucleotide sequence above comes from bacterium. Encoded proteins:
- the rplJ gene encoding 50S ribosomal protein L10 is translated as MKKENKNELIAELAEKLQKASGIYLTDFSGIDVKKMEDLRNKFRENKSEFKVVKNTLAKIALNRAGYDGGLDKFLEGPTGIAFGYEDPIAPAKTLSEFLKDKENDKLKLKICVIEKQLFEASKLGDIAKMPTKKDLLAQLMGLLNSPMQNVVMLLNTPMQNLVGILESLKNQKAA